The Longimicrobium sp. DNA segment TCTGGCCGGGCGCCGGCGCGGGCGAGCCCGCGTTGGCCGTCGCCGGGTCGTTGCCGCCCTGCACGGCGGCGGGGGCGGGCGCGGCGGCCGGCACCGGGCCGGTCCCCTGCGCCTGGTTCGGCGCGCCCTGCGTGGTCCCCGGGATCGGCTGGCCCGCGGCCGCCGGCGGCGCGGCCTGCTGCAGCCCCTGGCGCAGCACCGAGGTGGGCCGCGTGGCGCGCGCCGACATCAGCGACAGCGTGAAGGCGATGGCCACGAAGATCCCGCCGGCCCACCACGAGGCCTTGTGCAGGATGGTGGTGGCCTGGCGGCTGCCGAACAGCGTGTCGGAGCCGCCCCCGCCGCCGCCACCCATGGCGGCCAGGCCGCCGCCCTTGCCGGACTGCAGCAGCACCACGGGAATGAGCACCAGCGCGTCGATGACCAGCAGGATCAGCAGAAGAGTGAACACGGAAGCGTCCGGTCGAGTCGGGGTGACGTCAGGGATGGCAAAGCTTTGAAATTTAGCAGGATGCGCCCTTCCGTCAACCCGTCCCCACCCGTCCCGGGCGGCGGCGCGGGGCCGCGGCCCGGGTGCCCGCTCACCCGCCGAAGCAGACGCAGGTGGGAGGCGTGCAGGCGAACTCGGTGTTCGGCTCGTAGCAGTAGTCGCCCAGGGTGCAGGTGCCCGCGCGCCCCGTGCAGTTGATGCACGTCTCGTCGCCGCCCTGCGTGTACGTGCCGCACGAGTCCATCCGGTCGGTGGGAAAGCACCAGGCTTCCGAGTGCGCCCGCACCGTGCCGCGCGCCCGCCTCTCCGCCGACGTCTCGAACGACTCCACCTGCAGGGTTTCGACGTCCAGGCTGATCTTCTTCATGGAAGCACCTTCCGGGGGCGGGTTGGACACGCGCCCGCGCGAAATGCGCGGGCTTCGCCGGGTGGGGGGAGTGCGATCCGGCGCGAAGGAAGGTTACCCTCGCGCCGGATGGCGATCAACAGCTGGCGGAAGAAGTTTGTCCCGGCCGGTTCACGGCGCCGGCGCGCTTCGCGAATCAGACCGCGCCGCAGATCCGGGCGAAGCCGTGCGGGTCCAGGCTGGCGCCGCCCACCAGCACGCCGTCCACGCCGTCGACCGCCAGCAGCTCGGCGGCGTTGTCGGGCTTCACGCTCCCGCCGTAGAGGATGGGCACCGCGGCGGAGATCTCGTGGCCGTAGGCGGCCGCCAGCTCGCGGCGGATGTAGCCGTGCATCGCCGCCGCGTCGTCCGGGGTGGCGTTCACGCCGGTGCCGATGGCCCACACCGGCTCGTAGGCCACCACCAGCGAGCGCGCCTCGTCGGACGACACGGTGCCCAGGACGGGCGCCAGCTGCGACTCCACCACGTCCTCGGCGCGGCCGGCGCGGCGCTCCTCGATCTTCTCGCCCACGCAGAGGACGGGCACCAGCCCGGCGTCGACCACGGCGCGCACCTTCTTCACCGTTTCGTCGGTGGTCTCGCCGAACACCCAGCGGCACTCGCTGTGGCCCACCAGCACCAGCGACGCCCCGGCGTCGGCCGCCATCCGCGCGCTGATCTCGCCGGTGTAGGCGCCGTTCGGCTCCCAGTGCACCTTCTGCGCGCCCAGCAGCACGTCGGGGCGGCGGTGCGCCTGCACGGCCTCGCGCGCGGCGGAGAGCGAGATGGCGGGGGGGAAGACGACCACGCTGCGGTCGTCGCGCGGCTGCCAGACGGCCAGGAACTCGTCGAAGAAGCGCGCGGCGTCGGACGGGCCCAGGTTCATCTTCCAGTTGCCGGCCAGCACCGGCTTCAGCGGCGCGCTCACGAAGCGTCCCGGTCCGAGAGCGCGGCCACGCCGGGAAGCTCCTTCCCTTCCAGGAACTCCAGCGACGCCCCGCCGCCGGTGGACACGTGCGACATCCGCGCCTCCAGCCCCATCTCGCTCACCGCCGCCGCCGAGTCGCCGCCGCCGATGATGGTGGTCGCGCCGGCGTCCGTCGCCGCGGCCACCGCCTCGGCCACGCCGCGGGTGCCGTCCGCGAACTCGGGGACCTCGAACACGCCCATCGGCCCGTTCCAGAGCACCGTTCCCGCGCCCTCCAGCTCGCGGCGGTAGAGGTCCACGGACCGCGGGCCGATGTCCGCCACCATCCGGTCCGCGGGGATCGCCTCGCGCGACACCACCTGCTTCTCCGCGCCGGCCTCCAGCCGGTCGGTGACGATGCAGTCGACGGGGAGGACCAGGCGGTCGCCCGAGCCCTGCACCAGGCCGCGCGCCATCTCCACGCGGTCGTCCTCCACCAGCGAGGTGCCGGTCTGCAGGCCCATCGCGCGGAAGAAGGTGTTCGCCATCGCCCCGCCGATCAGCAGGCGGTCGACCTTGGGAAGGAGCGCGGTGATGACGTCGATCTTCCCGCTGATCTTGGCGCCGCCCAGGATGGCGACGAACGGGCGCTTCGGGTGCTCCAGCGCGCCGCCGAGGTATTCCAGCTCCTTCGCCATCAGGAACCCGGCGACGGCGGGCTTCCCTTCCCCCTTCATCACCTCCGCGACACCGGCGGTGGACGAGTGGGCCCGGTGCGCGGCGCCGAACGCGTCGTTCACGTACACGTCGCCCAGCCCGGCCATCTGCCGGGCGAGCTCCCTATCGTTCTTCTCCTCGCCCGCGATGAAGCGCGTGTTCTCCAGCAGCAGCACGTCTCCATCCCCCAGCTTCCGCGTGGCTTCGACGGCTTCCGGGCCGACCGTCTCGCCCACGAAGGCGACGTCGCGGCCCAGCAGCTCGCCGAGCCGCGCGGCGGCGGGGCGAAGCGACATCTCCGGCACCGGCTTCCCCCTGGGGCGGCCGAAGTGGGAGAGGAGGACGATGCGCGCGCCGTTTTCGATCAGGTACCGGAGCGTGAGCACGGTGGCGCTGATGCGCGTGTCGTCGGTGATCCGGCCGTCGGCGTCGAGCGGGACGTTGTAGTCCACGCGGACGAGCACGCGCCTGCCGGTGAGGGCGCTCTTCGGCAGGTCGTTGAGCGTGAGCTTGTTCATCGTTCGGTGCCGTGGGTGGAGGAACGGCGATTCAGGTGATGGGGATCGCGGTCGATCCCGGGCTTTCCGTGCACGTCCGACAGCCTCGCGCCCTCTCCCCGCGCCTGAGAGCGCTCGCCCTCTCCCGTACCGGGCGAGGGGGGCGATCCAGCATCCGCGCGACCTGCAACCTCTTCTCGCACCGACAATTGCAGTGCGACGGATGCCCGGCTTCGCGCTGAGTTGGGGCCAGCCAGGCGGGCAGGATGCGCCCCGTTCAGCGCCGATCCTGTCCAGCTACCTCTCCCGGTACGGGAGAGGTGGACGGCCTGAGCCGGCCGGAGAGGGCGCGAGGCGGCGGAATCGAGACGACATCCATCCCGCACCATCCCGCACCATCTCTCCGCCTTCCCTCCTTCCCGCAAACACGAAGGGCACCGGCGCGCGCGTGCCGATGCCCTTCGTCGTGGTCCAGCCTCAGCTGTTCTGCAGGCGCTCGCCGACGTAGCGGGCCAGGTCCACGCAGCGGCAGGAATAGCCCCACTCGTTGTCGTACCAGCTCATCACCTTCACCAGCCCCTGGATGACGTTGGTGCTGGGCGCGTCGATGATGGACGAGTGCGGGTTGCCGGTGTAGTCGACCGACACCAGCTCCTCTTCCTCGTACCCCAGGATCCCCTTCAGCCGCCCCTCGCTGGCGGCGCGCAGCGCGTCGTTCACCTGCTGCGCCGTGACCTCCCGCTCCAGCTCGGCGACGAGGTCCACGATGGACACGTCGGGCGTGGGCACGCGCATGGCGATGCCGTCGATCTTCCCCTTCACCTCGGGAATCACCAGCGCGGTGGCCTTGGCGGCGCCCGTGGTGGTGGGGATGATGGACATCCCCGCGGCGCGGGCGCGGCGCAGGTCCTTGTGCGGCAGGTCGAGGATCTGCTGGTCGTTGGTGTACGCGTGCACCGTGGTCATCACGCCGCGGCGGAACCCGAACTCGTCGAGCAGCACCTTCACCACCGGCGCCAGGCAGTTGGTGGTGCAGCTGGCGTTGGAGATGACGTGGTGGTTCGCGCCGTCGTACTTCTCCTCGTTCACGCCCAGGACGATGGTGATGTCCTCGTTCTTGGCGGGGGCGGAGATGATGACCTTGCGGGCGCCGGCCTCCAGGTGCTTGGCGGCGTCCTCGCGCCTGGTGAAGCGGCCGGTGCTCTCGATCACCACGTCCACGCCCAGGTCGCGCCAGGGAAGCGCCGACGGGTCCTTCTCGGCCAGCACGCGCACCTCGTCGCCATCGACGATCAGCGCGTTCTCCTTCACCTCCACGGTGCCAGGATAGGCGCGGTGCACCGAGTCGTGCTTCAGCAGGTGACCCAGCGTCTTCGTGTCGGTCAGGTCGTTCACCGCCACGAAGTCCAGATCGGTGGCGCCCATCTGCTTGGCGGCGCGCAGCACGTTGCGCCCGATGCGGCCGAAGCCGTTGATGGCGACGCGAATAGCCATGGCCTCCCCTTACTGGATGCGAAAAAAGTCCAATGCGAAAAGCGGTCAAGACGAGCGCGGAGCCGGAGCGCCCTGCCGCTCCAGCTCCGGAACCACGCGGGCGAAGGTGACCACGCTCGCCACGCGGGCGCCGGCCGCCAGGAGCGCGTCCACGCAGGCGAGGGCGGTGGCGCCGGTGGTCCATACGTCGTCCACCACGATCACGTGCTCGCCGCGCAGCTCGCCGGCCGCGCCCGGCGGCACGGCGAAAGCGCGCGCAACGTTAGCCCGCCGCTCGGCGGGATGCAAGGCCGTTTGGCTCCCCGCGGAGTGCGTGCGAAGGAGCAGGTCGGTGCGCAGCACGCGCCCCGTGCGGCGGGCCAGCCCGCGCGCCAGCAGCCCGGCCTGGTTGTAGCCGCGCTCCCGCAGCCGCGCCGCGCTGGTGGGGATGGGAACGACGATCTCGGCCTCGGCCTGCACGTCGGCGGGAAGCTCCAGCGCGGCCATCCGCGCGGCCATGGGCTCGGCGGCCGCCTCCCAGCCGCGGTACTTCAGCGCGTGCACCATGCGGCGCGGCGCCTGGCCGATGGCGAAGGCGGAGCGAATGGCGCGGATGGCGGCCGGCCATTCGGCGCAGGTGCGGCAGGTGGGCGCCGGCTCGCGCCCCCACGGCACCGGGCTCCAGCAGCGCGGGCAGCGCGGCGACGGCAGGGGCCGGCACCGCAGCCAGCAGAGGCGGCAGATCACGCGCTCGCTGTCGGCGGTGTCGATGGGCTGGCGGCACGCCACGCACACCGGCGCGAACACCAGGTCCAGCGCGCCGGCCAGCAGGTCGCGCGCGAGCGCCGGCAGCGGCGGGAGGGGCGGGGTCGATGGTTTCGGCGGGCTCCGCAGGGGCATGGGGATCGGGGGATGAAGGGTGATTGGATTGTGATGGCGATGGCGGTCGATAGTTTCGCGCGGAGATCGGGTGCGGTGCTCGCCCCGAGCCTCCCCCGGCGAATGAATTCGCGGCAACAACGGCCCAAAGTCCGCCTTCGCGGACTCCCGTCCTCCGCACCTCTGCAGGTGCGATGCATCTCCGCGGGGATTGCGCGGGGCGCGCACCTGCGTGAGGGATGCGCGCCCGAAGGGCCGGGACGCCGCCGCGCGCGCATCGATGCCGAGGAATCGCACGCATGCCCGGCGCGGCGGTGGCCCGGCGCCGTTGGCAACAGCTGTATCGTTGCCTACGGCGCGCGCAGCCCGGTTTGGCGCCTAAGCGCCAAACACGCCCAAACCCGCGGTTCGATCTTTTCGATCTTCCAGAAGCATCACCAGCCGCCGCCCCCGCCCCCGCCGGAGCCGCCGCCGCTGGAGCCGCCGCCCCCGCTGCCGCTGCTGCTGGGGCTGCTGGACATGGTGCTGGCGGCGCTGCTCCCCAGGCCGCTCATCTGCGAGCTGAAGTGGCTGGCGCTGAAGCTGTTGTAGCCGCCGCTCCCGGCGTACCAGTCCGGCGGCTCGCGGTACAGGTTCTCGAAGGCGCTCGCCCAGCGGCCCTCCACGCCGAAGGCCATGGCGTGCGG contains these protein-coding regions:
- the secG gene encoding preprotein translocase subunit SecG, which translates into the protein MFTLLLILLVIDALVLIPVVLLQSGKGGGLAAMGGGGGGGSDTLFGSRQATTILHKASWWAGGIFVAIAFTLSLMSARATRPTSVLRQGLQQAAPPAAAGQPIPGTTQGAPNQAQGTGPVPAAAPAPAAVQGGNDPATANAGSPAPAPGQTPAPANQPAAPKQ
- a CDS encoding phosphoglycerate kinase; this translates as MNKLTLNDLPKSALTGRRVLVRVDYNVPLDADGRITDDTRISATVLTLRYLIENGARIVLLSHFGRPRGKPVPEMSLRPAAARLGELLGRDVAFVGETVGPEAVEATRKLGDGDVLLLENTRFIAGEEKNDRELARQMAGLGDVYVNDAFGAAHRAHSSTAGVAEVMKGEGKPAVAGFLMAKELEYLGGALEHPKRPFVAILGGAKISGKIDVITALLPKVDRLLIGGAMANTFFRAMGLQTGTSLVEDDRVEMARGLVQGSGDRLVLPVDCIVTDRLEAGAEKQVVSREAIPADRMVADIGPRSVDLYRRELEGAGTVLWNGPMGVFEVPEFADGTRGVAEAVAAATDAGATTIIGGGDSAAAVSEMGLEARMSHVSTGGGASLEFLEGKELPGVAALSDRDAS
- the tpiA gene encoding triose-phosphate isomerase, giving the protein MSAPLKPVLAGNWKMNLGPSDAARFFDEFLAVWQPRDDRSVVVFPPAISLSAAREAVQAHRRPDVLLGAQKVHWEPNGAYTGEISARMAADAGASLVLVGHSECRWVFGETTDETVKKVRAVVDAGLVPVLCVGEKIEERRAGRAEDVVESQLAPVLGTVSSDEARSLVVAYEPVWAIGTGVNATPDDAAAMHGYIRRELAAAYGHEISAAVPILYGGSVKPDNAAELLAVDGVDGVLVGGASLDPHGFARICGAV
- a CDS encoding ComF family protein produces the protein MPLRSPPKPSTPPLPPLPALARDLLAGALDLVFAPVCVACRQPIDTADSERVICRLCWLRCRPLPSPRCPRCWSPVPWGREPAPTCRTCAEWPAAIRAIRSAFAIGQAPRRMVHALKYRGWEAAAEPMAARMAALELPADVQAEAEIVVPIPTSAARLRERGYNQAGLLARGLARRTGRVLRTDLLLRTHSAGSQTALHPAERRANVARAFAVPPGAAGELRGEHVIVVDDVWTTGATALACVDALLAAGARVASVVTFARVVPELERQGAPAPRSS
- the gap gene encoding type I glyceraldehyde-3-phosphate dehydrogenase, producing the protein MAIRVAINGFGRIGRNVLRAAKQMGATDLDFVAVNDLTDTKTLGHLLKHDSVHRAYPGTVEVKENALIVDGDEVRVLAEKDPSALPWRDLGVDVVIESTGRFTRREDAAKHLEAGARKVIISAPAKNEDITIVLGVNEEKYDGANHHVISNASCTTNCLAPVVKVLLDEFGFRRGVMTTVHAYTNDQQILDLPHKDLRRARAAGMSIIPTTTGAAKATALVIPEVKGKIDGIAMRVPTPDVSIVDLVAELEREVTAQQVNDALRAASEGRLKGILGYEEEELVSVDYTGNPHSSIIDAPSTNVIQGLVKVMSWYDNEWGYSCRCVDLARYVGERLQNS